A genome region from Anastrepha ludens isolate Willacy chromosome 3, idAnaLude1.1, whole genome shotgun sequence includes the following:
- the LOC128857748 gene encoding uncharacterized protein LOC128857748: MPKGSKSKKGIDNTSSDATSNSSDSISFNKRKSASIKHQLTALNKTLSSHRLDELDEAELSVHMEYVESIHDNFDHVHSILEEADPRELDGVGRAEFFDVYLEVKAKLSRQLNSHRKTNVRHSSTARHFALEESPATLFSSQRKSRLPELKIPKFSGAYIDWPNFFAMFSSVIDKDLELSKVEKLQHLRASLQGAALETICSLEPVEENYDKAIALLKNRFDNKLLIFQAHIRAIIELKSVDKGSANRLRELCDNFNSHLRALNTMATPEQISDGLLIHLVTRKFDQKTQEKWEEDLPMQTLPTLNSMTSFLEKRCRIM; the protein is encoded by the coding sequence ATGCCTAAAGGCAGCAAATCGAAAAAGGGTATCGACAACACATCATCCGATGCAACGAGCAACAGCTCCGATTCAATTTCGTTTAATAAAAGGAAAAGTGCGTCGATTAAGCATCAATTAACTGCGTTAAACAAAACATTGTCGTCGCATCGTCTTGATGAACTTGATGAAGCTGAACTTTCTGTCCACATGGAGTACGTCGAAAGCATTCACGACAACTTTGACCACGTGCATTCTATTCTCGAAGAAGCTGATCCACGCGAACTAGATGGAGTAGGCCGAGCAGAATTTTTCGACGTGTACCTAGAAGTCAAAGCAAAGCTGTCGCGTCAGCTCAATTCGCATCGGAAGACAAACGTAAGACATTCATCGACTGCTAGGCATTTCGCATTGGAAGAATCGCCGGCAACGTTATTCTCATCGCAAAGAAAGTCTCGCCTTCCTGAGCTGAAAATACCGAAATTTAGTGGAGCGTACATTGATTGGCCTAATTTTTTTGCCATGTTCAGTAGCGTTATTGACAAGGACCTCGAGTTAAGCAAAGTGGAGAAACTCCAACATTTACGCGCTAGCCTACAAGGAGCCGCTTTGGAAACAATTTGCTCGCTAGAACCGGTTGAGGAGAATTATGACAAAGCCATCGCCctattaaaaaatcgatttgataataaattacttatttttcagGCTCACATTAGGGCGATTATCGAGTTGAAGAGTGTTGATAAGGGTTCAGCCAATCGTTTGCGCGAATTGTGCGACAATTTTAATTCCCATCTTCGTGCACTTAACACCATGGCCACACCAGAACAAATATCGGATGGTTTGCTCATACATCTTGTTACTAGAAAGTTCGATCAGAAGACGCAGGAGAAGTGGGAGGAGGACTTGCCCATGCAGACATTGCCAACTTTGAATTCAATGACCTCATTTCTGGAGAAGCGGTGCCGAATTATGTAA
- the LOC128857749 gene encoding uncharacterized protein LOC128857749 codes for MNPHTSSISPSSNLPTIEATAPSQQTLISSLTSSTVAQAPNSGANSNVLLATAILSVKNRSGDFVPCRAILDSASQINFVTARLANMLQLPFKQSAILISGIGESNFVADKEIDVFAQSQDKGYNTSFTAVVTPSITDYRPNFSLSSEWIIPSNINLADPLFFKPQRIDLLIGAAELKALRFDKKLNSSSKLHSLNPFIDSFGLLRVGGRLQNSLLDFEAKHPPLLPKHHPVTNAIIDHFHRKYLHAGPQSVLASIRQQYWPIGGRKTVASVISKCIRCFRLKPIIYEHIMGSLPADRVQANRTFFTTGIDYCGPFYYKSEVRSRPPIKCYICVFVCFSTKACHLELTQDLSTSSFLAALKRFICTRGKPHTIWSDNATNFVGAKNELQELSQLFSSNSHNTEVTNQCNLEGISWKFIPPRSPHFGLWEAAVKSAKFHFLRTVGLSILTFEELRTLVCEIGAIVNSRPLCPISENPDDLNVLTPAHFLIGAPFTSVVEPDVTGLDISRLSRWQHVCHMQQVFWKRWSSSYLSLLQERVKWRKSTEIVQVGNMVILKEENLPPLKWRLGRVESLIRGADGVARIAIIYTANGLVKRAVGKIAVLPIETEAVGDLHLPTGGGCSQQH; via the exons ATGAACCCGCATACCTCGTCTATATCCCCGTCTTCAAACCTACCAACAATTGAGGCTACAGCCCCTTCACAGCAAACCCTCATTTCATCGTTAACTTCAAGTACAGTCGCTCAAGCCCCAAATTCGGGCGCCAATAGTAATGTGTTGCTTGCTACAGCTATACTTTCAGTCAAAAATCGTTCAGGTGACTTCGTTCCATGTCGTGCTATTCTCGACTCGGCCtctcaaataaattttgtaaccgCTCGCTTGGCAAATATGCTGCAACTTCCATTCAAACAATCTGCAATTTTGATTTCCGGTATCGGCGAATCAAACTTTGTTGCCGACAAAGAGATTGACGTTTTCGCACAGTCGCAAGATAAAGGCTACAACACTTCGTTCACTGCTGTGGTCACACCCAGTATTACAGATTATCGGCCTAACTTCAGCCTTTCTTCGGAATGGATAATACCGTCAAACATCAATCTAGCAGATCCATTATTCTTTAAACCCCAGCGCATTGACTTGCTCATCGGCGCgg CTGAGCTCAAGGCGCTAAGATTTGACAAGAAACTTAATTCGTCAAGTAAGCTACACTCATTAAATCCGTTTATCGACTCATTTGGGCTTCTTCGTGTTGGAGGACGTCTGCAAAATTCTTTATTGGACTTTGAAGCAAAACATCCACCTTTGTTGCCAAAACATCATCCGGTCACAAACGCAATAATTGACCACTTTCATCGCAAATATCTACACGCTGGACCGCAGAGCGTACTGGCTTCAATTCGGCAGCAATATTGGCCAATTGGCGGACGCAAGACTGTTGCTAGCGTTATAAGTAAATGCATTCGTTGCTTCCGTTTGAAACCAATCATCTATGAGCATATCATGGGAAGCCTTCCAGCCGACAGGGTTCAGGCTAACAGAACATTTTTCACCACTGGCATCGACTATTGTGGACCATTTTACTACAAGTCGGAAGTTCGCAGCAGGCCACCCATTAAATGCTACATATGTGTTTTTGTCTGCTTCAGCACGAAGGCTTGTCATCTGGAGCTTACTCAGGACCTTTCTACATCATCGTTTTTGGCAGCTTTGAAAAGATTTATTTGCACAAGAGGCAAACCACACACCATTTGGTCGGACAATGCAACGAACTTCGTTGGCGCTAAAAACGAGTTGCAAGAGTTAAGTCAATTGTTCTCAAGCAATTCCCATAACACTGAAGTCACTAATCAATGCAACTTGGAAGGCATCTCTTGGAAATTTATTCCGCCTCGTTCACCACATTTTGGATTATGGGAGGCGGCTGTTAAGTCAGCGAAATTTCACTTTCTCCGCACTGTTGGCCTCTCAATCCTGACATTCGAAGAGCTTCGTACTCTTGTATGTGAAATCGGAGCAATAGTTAACTCTCGTCCACTTTGTCCAATTTCAGAGAATCCAGATGATCTCAACGTGCTCACGCCGGCTCATTTTCTCATAGGTGCGCCATTTACATCCGTCGTTGAACCAGACGTAACCGGCCTCGATATCAGTCGCTTAAGCCGATGGCAGCATGTTTGTCATATGCAGCAGGTATTTTGGAAAAGGTGGAGCAGTTCTTATCTCTCACTGCTGCAAGAACGAGTTAAGTGGCGAAAATCAACTGAAATTGTTCAAGTTGGAAATATGGtcattttgaaagaagaaaacctTCCACCACTAAAATGGCGACTAGGACGCGTGGAGAGTTTAATTCGCGGCGCCGATGGTGTGGCTCGTATCGCCATCATCTACACTGCCAATGGATTAGTCAAGCGAGCTGTAGGAAAAATTGCTGTGCTCCCTATTGAAACTGAAGCGGTTGGAGACTTACACCTTCCAACGGGGGGAGGATGTTCGCAGCAGCACTAA